One Cicer arietinum cultivar CDC Frontier isolate Library 1 chromosome 8, Cicar.CDCFrontier_v2.0, whole genome shotgun sequence DNA segment encodes these proteins:
- the LOC101508624 gene encoding phospholipase A2-alpha-like → MSFKYSLLLFFTFAFNLLTNPVYALNIGAQTTGVAVSVSKECSRQCESSFCSVPPLLRYGKYCGLLYSGCPGEKPCDGLDACCMKHDQCVTAKNNDYLSQQCSQTFIDCMEKFKNTGAPTFKGNTCQTDDVIEVIKVVMEAALLAGKVFHKP, encoded by the exons ATGTCATTCAAGTATTCTCTTCTCTTATTTTTCACTTTTGCTTTTAACTTGTTAACCAATCCTGTTTATGCCCTCAACATAGGAGCTCAAACCACTGGAGTAGCAGTTTCTGTG AGTAAAGAGTGTAGTAGACAGTGTGAATCAAGTTTCTGCTCAG TGCCACCATTGTTGAGATATGGAAAGTACTGTGGACTTCTGTATAGTGGATGCCCTGGTGAAAAGCCTTGTGATGGCCTTGATGCTTGTTGTATGAAGCATGATCAATGTGTCACAGCCAAAAATA ATGACTACCTAAGCCAACAGTGCAGCCAAACATTCATAGACTGTatggaaaaatttaaaaacacgGGAGCTCCTACATTCAAGGGAAACACATGCCAAACAGATGATGTTATTGAAGTTATCAAGGTTGTTATGGAAGCTGCTTTGCTGGCTGGAAAAGTTTTTCACAAGCCCTAG
- the LOC101508307 gene encoding protein OSB2, chloroplastic-like isoform X2 translates to MNSVRRGCHASNAILLRLRHYSSSTRKSKSKFPKPTEIPFQPKLANSVNLIGTVHKPVHIQTSPDGNLFASTVITRLAQNSSSLLIPVVFQGDLAHTANFHLKQNDVVHVAGQLTTHPSHSTPLSQFQVIVESLNFVQDYPPVAKASLNYKEKTIYSPESNEEEINPSQKDMHSEQSEEHDKEKFWKDVLNNPSEWRDVQSTKESAESTAFERKPNGEIQSEVKQSMTGGEKKYPDSLSSSWSNLLGDPKQWWDYRDSKRKELVSPRYPDFKRKDGSAPIWIDRAPKWVLSRLQELEFDIPVVKPKQAKDGDQSWNDLVQNPAKWWDNRLNKKNERGPDFKHKETGEGLWLKDSPSWVLPKLPPLQPKQIEVSSN, encoded by the exons ATGAATTCAGTGCGGCGAGGTTGTCATGCGTCCAACGCCATTCTCCTCCGTCTTCGCCATTACTCCTCCTCCACTCGCAAATCCAAATCCAAATTTCCAAAACCCACTGAAATACCTTTTCAACCCAAACTTGCCAACTCTGTCAACCTAATCGGTACCGTTCACAAACCAGTTCATATTCAAACTTCTCCCGACGGAAATCTCTTCGCCTCCACCGTCATCACTCGTCTTGCCCAAAACTCTTCTTCTCTTTTGATTCCTGTTGTATTCCAAGGTGATCTTGCTCATACTGCTAATTTTCATCTCAAACAAAACGACGTCGTTCATGTTGCTGGACAACTCACTACTCATCCTTCACATTCCACTCCTCTTTCTCAGTTTCag GTTATTGTTGAAAGCCTTAACTTTGTTCAAGATTATCCTCCTGTGGCGAAGGCTTCTTTAAATTATAaggaaaaaacaatttattcgCCCG AAAGCAATGAGGAGGAAATCAATCCATCACAGAAAGATATGCATTCCGAGCAAAGTGAGGAACATGACAAAGAAAAATTCTGGAAGGATGTCCTTAATAATCCAAGTGAATGGCGGGATGTCCAATCAACAAAG GAAAGTGCAGAAAGTACAGCTTTTGAAAGAAAGCCAAATGGTGAAATACAATCTGAAGTGAAACAATCAATGA CTGGCGGGGAAAAGAAATACCCAGACTCTTTGTCAAGTTCTTGGAGCAATCTTCTAGGCGATCCAAAGCAGTGGTGGGATTACCGTGATAGCAAACGCAAAGAATTG GTGAGTCCAAGGTACCCTGACTTCAAGCGCAAGGATGGAAGTGCTCCTATCTGGATCGACAGAGCTCCAAAGTGGGTTTTATCTAGACTGCAAGAACTAGAATTTGACATTCCGGTTGTTAAACCCAAACAAGCAAAGGACG GTGATCAGTCCTGGAACGATTTGGTGCAAAATCCAGCTAAATGGTGGGATAATAGATTAAACAAG AAGAATGAAAGAGGTCCTGATTTCAAGCACAAAGAAACTGGTGAAGGGCTGTGGCTTAAAGACTCACCAAGTTGGGTGTTACCAAAATTGCCACCCTTGCAGCCTAAACAAATTGAAGTAAGTAGTAACTAG
- the LOC101508307 gene encoding protein OSB2, chloroplastic-like isoform X1, protein MNSVRRGCHASNAILLRLRHYSSSTRKSKSKFPKPTEIPFQPKLANSVNLIGTVHKPVHIQTSPDGNLFASTVITRLAQNSSSLLIPVVFQGDLAHTANFHLKQNDVVHVAGQLTTHPSHSTPLSQFQVIVESLNFVQDYPPVAKASLNYKEKTIYSPESNEEEINPSQKDMHSEQSEEHDKEKFWKDVLNNPSEWRDVQSTKESAESTAFERKPNGEIQSEVKQSMTGGEKKYPDSLSSSWSNLLGDPKQWWDYRDSKRKELVSPRYPDFKRKDGSAPIWIDRAPKWVLSRLQELEFDIPVVKPKQAKDGNGDQSWNDLVQNPAKWWDNRLNKKNERGPDFKHKETGEGLWLKDSPSWVLPKLPPLQPKQIEVSSN, encoded by the exons ATGAATTCAGTGCGGCGAGGTTGTCATGCGTCCAACGCCATTCTCCTCCGTCTTCGCCATTACTCCTCCTCCACTCGCAAATCCAAATCCAAATTTCCAAAACCCACTGAAATACCTTTTCAACCCAAACTTGCCAACTCTGTCAACCTAATCGGTACCGTTCACAAACCAGTTCATATTCAAACTTCTCCCGACGGAAATCTCTTCGCCTCCACCGTCATCACTCGTCTTGCCCAAAACTCTTCTTCTCTTTTGATTCCTGTTGTATTCCAAGGTGATCTTGCTCATACTGCTAATTTTCATCTCAAACAAAACGACGTCGTTCATGTTGCTGGACAACTCACTACTCATCCTTCACATTCCACTCCTCTTTCTCAGTTTCag GTTATTGTTGAAAGCCTTAACTTTGTTCAAGATTATCCTCCTGTGGCGAAGGCTTCTTTAAATTATAaggaaaaaacaatttattcgCCCG AAAGCAATGAGGAGGAAATCAATCCATCACAGAAAGATATGCATTCCGAGCAAAGTGAGGAACATGACAAAGAAAAATTCTGGAAGGATGTCCTTAATAATCCAAGTGAATGGCGGGATGTCCAATCAACAAAG GAAAGTGCAGAAAGTACAGCTTTTGAAAGAAAGCCAAATGGTGAAATACAATCTGAAGTGAAACAATCAATGA CTGGCGGGGAAAAGAAATACCCAGACTCTTTGTCAAGTTCTTGGAGCAATCTTCTAGGCGATCCAAAGCAGTGGTGGGATTACCGTGATAGCAAACGCAAAGAATTG GTGAGTCCAAGGTACCCTGACTTCAAGCGCAAGGATGGAAGTGCTCCTATCTGGATCGACAGAGCTCCAAAGTGGGTTTTATCTAGACTGCAAGAACTAGAATTTGACATTCCGGTTGTTAAACCCAAACAAGCAAAGGACGGTAATG GTGATCAGTCCTGGAACGATTTGGTGCAAAATCCAGCTAAATGGTGGGATAATAGATTAAACAAG AAGAATGAAAGAGGTCCTGATTTCAAGCACAAAGAAACTGGTGAAGGGCTGTGGCTTAAAGACTCACCAAGTTGGGTGTTACCAAAATTGCCACCCTTGCAGCCTAAACAAATTGAAGTAAGTAGTAACTAG
- the LOC101507998 gene encoding uncharacterized protein: MDVKKLEEAEEEASNSKPLLNTSTSTSHSNKPTLLLNFIACMSLITAVTFAILFFSLSPSSSSSSTTTARPLKKLPHPVVLLISSDGFRFGYQFKTPTPNIHRLINNGTEALTGLIPVFPTLTFPNHYSIVTGLYPPHHGIINNFFFDPITGEKFTMASHESKWWLGQPLWETVANNGKTAATYFWPGSEVIKGLWTCPLRFCKHYDGSVPFEDRVDTVLEYFDLPLDEIPVFMTLYFEDPDHQGHQVGPDDDEITQAVSRIDGVIGRLINGLEKRGVFEDVTIIMVGDHGMVGTCDQKLVFLDDLAPWVDITPNWVHSYTPLLAIWPPSNHSAADVVVKINEGLSSGRVENGNKLRVFLKEDLPQRLHYADSNRIPPIIGLVQEGYKVEQSRTGKKECGGAHGYDNAFFSMRTIFIGHGPQFARGRKIPSFQNVEIYNLITSILNVKGAPNNGSDSFPQSVLLPYA, translated from the exons atggatgttaaaaaaCTAGAAGAAGCAGAAGAAGAAGCATCAAATTCAAAGCCACTACTCAACACTTCAACTTCAACCTCTCATTCCAACAAACCAActcttcttctcaatttcatcgCCTGTATGTCACTCATTACAGCCGTCACCTTCGCTATTCTCTTCTTCTCTCTCTCCCCGTCGTCATCCTCATCATCCACCACCACCGCCCGCCCCCTTAAAAAACTCCCCCACCCCGTCGTCCTCCTTATTTCCTCCGACGGATTCCGTTTCGGCTACCAATTCAAAACCCCAACCCCAAACATCCACCGTCTCATCAACAACGGCACCGAAGCCCTAACCGGACTCATTCCCGTTTTCCCCACTCTCACTTTCCCCAATCATTACTCCATCGTCACTGGTCTCTACCCTCCCCACCACGGCATCATCAACAACTTCTTCTTCGATCCAATCACCGGCGAAAAATTCACCATGGCGAGTCACGAATCGAAATGGTGGCTAGGTCAACCTTTATGGGAAACCGTTGCTAACAACGGCAAAACCGCTGCTACTTACTTTTGGCCTGGCTCTGAGGTAATCAAAGGCTTATGGACTTGTCctttacgtttttgtaaacaTTATGATGGTTCTGTTCCTTTTGAGGATAGGGTTGATACTGttttggagtattttgatttgccACTTGATGAAATTCCTGTTTTTATGACACTTTATTTTGAGGATCCTGATCATCAAGGTCATCAAGTTGGACCTGATGATGATGAGATTACTCAAGCTGTTTCTAGGATTGATGGGGTTATTGGAAGGCTTATTAATGGGTTGGAAAAAAGAGGGGTTTTTGAGGATGTTACTATTATTATGGTTGGTGATCATGGTATGGTTGGTACTTGTGATCAAAAGCTTGTTTTTTTAGATGATTTGGCTCCTTGGGTTGATATTACACCGAATTGGGTTCATTCCTATACGCCCTTGCTTGCGATTTGGCCGCCAAGTAATCATTCGGCCGCGGATGTTGTGGTTAAGATTAATGAAGGATTGAGTTCTGGGAGGGTTGAGAATGGGAATAAGTTGAGGGTGTTTTTGAAGGAAGATTTGCCTCAACGTCTTCATTATGCAGATAGCAATAGGATTCCGCCGATTATTGGGTTGGTTCAAGAGGGTTATAAGGTGGAGCAAAGTAGGACGGGTAAGAAAGAG TGTGGCGGTGCTCATGGTTATGATAATGCCTTTTTTTCAATGAGGACCATTTTTATTGGACATGGTCCTCAATTTGCTAGAGGGAGGAAGATACCATCCTTTCAGAATGTTGAGATTTATAACTTGATTACTTCTATACTCAACGTAAAAGGTGCTCCTAATAATGGTTCTGACTCATTTCCACAGTCTGTTCTTCTACCCTATGCTTAA
- the LOC101507673 gene encoding thioredoxin-like 2, chloroplastic, with translation MAHTHIRLQFQFQFQSLRLSSPSFFTTLPPNNLLSLPPYSSSPPHFTLSKHQHLLPFKVCATISETGQPKWWEKNAPNMIDIHSTQEFLNALSQAGDRLVIVDFYGTWCASCRGLYPKLCRTAEEHPEILFLKVNFDENKPMCKSLNVKVLPYFHFYRGAEGQLESFSCSLAKFQKIKDAIKTHNTARCSIGPPKGIGDLLLEPSSAPKDKPPESV, from the exons ATGGCACATACTCATATTCGattacaatttcaatttcaatttcaatccCTCCGTCTCTCTTCTCCCTCTTTCTTCACTACTCTCCCTCCCAACAACCTTCTCTCTCTCCCTCCCTATTCTTCTTCTCCACCCCATTTCACACTCTCAAAACATCAACACTTGCTTCCTTTCAAG GTATGTGCAACTATTTCTGAAACTGGTCAGCCAAAATGGTGGGAAAAGAATGCACCAAACATGATTGACATTCACTCCACACAAGAATTTCTTAATGCTCTGAGTCAAGCTGGGGATAgactagttattgttgattTTTATGGGACTTGGTGTGCTTCTTGCCGAGGATTATACCCCAAG CTATGCAGAACAGCTGAAGAACACCCTGAAATTCTTTTCCTGAAAGTAAATTTTGATGAGAATAAGCCAATGTGCAAAAGTCTAAATGTTAAAGTACTTCCTTACTTCCACTTTTATAGAGGAGCTGAAGGGCAGCTGGAATCATTTTCATGTTCACTTGCCAAG tttcaaaaaataaaggacGCCATCAAAACACATAACACAGCTCGATGTAGCATCGGTCCTCCAAAGGGAATtggtgatttgcttcttgaacctTCCTCTGCTCCCAAGGATAAACCACCAGAATCTGTTTAA
- the LOC101508941 gene encoding uncharacterized protein: MPRRKVRKTVKATELVPQPKESQIPTQQPHFMDHEIEAMERQISAIKAVREVKTEHLLTELRLFRSCFSEEQLQKPVIEVFKETLPNLSIVNDKRGNKFEVKWKDKEESMNVNMNCGDLHASLLQRLSMAYPHCSSSIAPFAGAFEYSSNAAGIGSFVGADNLHSKDFVFEEPSETQTLAMQEGLQTPGVNSQRLSVGMTPKTLRLPKPGEILLSVHGSPLGVFKDNNMEAIYESEEG; the protein is encoded by the exons ATGCCAAGGCGTAAAGTCAGAAAAACTGTTAAAGCAACCGAATTGGTGCCTCAACCCAAGGAGTCTCAAATTCCGACGCAGCAACCTCACTTCATGGACCATGAAATCGAAG CAATGGAACGACAAATCAGTGCAATTAAGGCAGTTCGGGAGGTTAAAACTGAACACTTGTTGACGGAGTTGAGATTGTTTCGCTCGTGTTTTAGTGAGGAACAACTTCAGAAACCCGTGATAGAGGTTTTTAAAGAAACTCTTCCAAATCTGTCCATTGTGAATGATAAAAGGGGTAACAAATTTGAAGTAAAATGGAAAGATAAAGAAGAGTCTATGAATGTGAACATGAACTGTGGAGATTTGCATGCTTCATTGCTGCAAAGGTTGTCCATGGCTTACCCTCACTGCTCCTCTTCAATTGCTCCTTTTGCTGGTGCCTTTGAATATTCTTCCAATGCAGCAG GGATAGGAAGCTTTGTTGGTGCTGATAATCTGCATTCGAAGGATTTT GTGTTTGAGGAGCCATCTGAAACTCAGACTTTAGCAATGCAAGAAGGTCTTCAGACTCCCGGT GTAAATAGTCAGAGGTTGTCTGTTGGGATGACGCCCAAAACACTTCGGCTTCCCAAGCCTGGCGAGATACTTCTTTCTGTCCATGGATCACCCCTAGGTGTTTTCAAGGACAATAACATGGAAGCTATATATG AGTCAGAGGAGGGTTGA
- the LOC101490243 gene encoding LOW QUALITY PROTEIN: cation transporter HKT1;3-like (The sequence of the model RefSeq protein was modified relative to this genomic sequence to represent the inferred CDS: deleted 2 bases in 1 codon) — MKKLQHLCNTSYQKLACLSKSIFFLVPCFCRFILLRANPLWIQITYFISLSILGFGFLKALNPNPNLETTKNLDLFFTSVSSATVSSMSTVEMEVFSNSQLIIITILMFIGGEIFTSMVGLHFIRSRLKKELDKIASSHARLASLNSVIVDQIHFEVELGINSNSHNKSHESLSTINEVHNKSHESLSTTNNVHNKSHESLSTTNENLRYMSIKYLGYVILAYFVIIHIIGVFGVSLYFAIITSAKKVLEKKGLKMLTFSTFTIVSTFASCGFVPTNENMIVFRKNSGLLIMLIPQVLLGNTLYPPCLRFCIWVLGKFYXXXXCGYLLKNAEEVGYKHLLQGKHSVFIVLSVFGFIMVQVTLFCLLDWNLEGLKGLNWYQKMIGVLFQSVNSRHTGETIVDLSTVSQAILVLFVFMMYLPPYTSFLPLKDEGEKSERMKKKRGKVMDNLIFSQLSYLLIFIILVCITERKHLKDDPLNFNVFNIVFEVVSAYGNVGFSTGYSCERQLHRDANCENKWIGFVGKWSDEGKIILIIVMFFGRLKKFNMDGGKPWKLL; from the exons ATGAAAAAGTTGCAACACCTTTGCAATACTTCATATCAAAAACTAGCTTGTCTAagcaaatcaatttttttcttagtACCATGTTTTTGTCGCTTCATTCTCCTAAGAGCAAACCCATTATGGATTCAAATTACATATTTCATTTCTCTTTCCATTTTGGGATTTGGATTTCTCAAAGCTTTAAATCCAAATCCAAATTTAGAAACAACCAAAAACTTAGATTTATTCTTCACATCCGTTTCATCAGCAACAGTTTCAAGCATGTCCACGGTTGAAATGGAGGTTTTTTCTAACTctcaattaatcataattacCATTTTAATGTTCATTGGTGGTGAAATCTTTACCTCAATGGTAGGACTTCATTTCATTAGATCAAGATTAAAAAAGGAGTTAGATAAAATCGCTTCTTCGCATGCTCGTCTTGCTTCTTTAAACTCCGTTATTGTTGATCAAATTCATTTTGAAGTTGAATTGGGAATAAATTCTAACTCACACAATAAATCACATGAATCTTTGAGTACCATAAATGAGGTACACAATAAATCACATGAATCTTTGAGTACCACAAATAATGTACACAATAAATCACATGAATCTTTGAGTACCACAAATGAAAATTTGAGGTATATGTCTATAAAATATTTGGGTTATGTAATTCTAGCTTATTTTGTAATAATTCATattataggtgtgtttggggtGTCACTTTATTTTGCAATTATTACTAGTGCTAAAAAAGTACTAGAAAAAAAGGGTCTAAAAATGTTGACTTTTTCTACTTTTACTATAGTTTCAACATTTGCAAGTTGTGGATTTGTTCCAACAAATGAAAACATGATTGTTTTTAGAAAGAATTCAGGTCTTCTTATTATGCTTATTCCACAAGTGCTTCTTGGGAACACATTGTACCCTCCATGTTTGAGATTTTGCATATGGGTATTGGGAAAATTTTAT NNNNNNNNNNAGTGTGGTTATCTTTTGAAGAATGCAGAGGAAGTTGGTTACAAACACTTGTTACAAGGGAAACACTCTGTTTTTATTGTGCTTAGTGTTTTTGGATTTATTATGGTTCAAGTTACACTTTTTTGTCTATTGGATTGGAATTTAGAAGGTTTGAAGGGGTTGAATTGGTATCAAAAAATGATTGGTGTATTATTTCAAAGTGTTAATTCAAGACACACTGGTGAAACTATTGTGGACCTATCAACTGTATCACAAGCCATCTTGGTATTATTTGTCTTCATGAT GTATCTTCCTCCTTACACCTCATTCCTTCCATTAAAAGATGAGGGTGAAAAATCAGAAAGgatgaaaaagaaaagaggAAAAGTTATGGATAATTTGATATTCTCTCAACTCTCCTATTTACTCATATTCATCATACTAGTATGCATAACTGAGAGAAAACATTTGAAGGATGATCCTCTCAATTTCAACGTCTTCAATATTGTTTTTGAAGTTGTCAG TGCGTATGGGAACGTAGGATTTAGTACAGGATATAGTTGTGAACGACAATTACATCGAGATGCAAATTGTGAAAACAAGTGGATTGGATTTGTTGGAAAATGGAGTGATGAAGGTAAGATCATTCTCATAATTGTTATGTTCTTTGGAAGACTCAAGAAATTCAATATGGATGGAGGCAAGCCATGGAAACTCCTCTAA